One stretch of Thermus filiformis DNA includes these proteins:
- a CDS encoding bifunctional 3-deoxy-7-phosphoheptulonate synthase/chorismate mutase has translation MDERILALRKEVDRVNRELLRLLSERGRLVQEIGRIQTELGLSHYDPKREEEMLAYLTAENPGPFPNETIRKLFKEIFQASLDLEERQDQKKFLYSKKHKPEPTRVRVRDVVFGEEPLLIAGPCSIESQEQMMETARFLASRGVRVLRGGAFKPRTSPYGFQGLGVEGLRIGRQAADAFGLVFVTEVMDTRDVEVVAEYADILQVGARNMQNFALLKEVGRAGKPVLLKRGLSATVEEWFYAAEYILTQGNEAVILAERGIRTFERWTRNTLDLSAVALAKQETHLPVVVDVTHAAGRTDLLVPLARAALAAGADGVHVEVHPNPKVALSDNQQQMDFAQFEAFLQAVSPFLRR, from the coding sequence ATGGACGAGCGCATCCTGGCCCTCAGGAAAGAGGTGGACCGGGTCAACCGGGAGCTTTTGCGCCTCCTCAGCGAGCGGGGGAGGCTGGTGCAGGAGATCGGCCGCATCCAGACGGAGCTCGGCCTTTCCCACTACGACCCCAAGCGGGAGGAGGAGATGCTGGCCTACCTCACCGCGGAGAACCCCGGCCCCTTCCCGAACGAGACCATCCGGAAGCTCTTCAAGGAGATCTTCCAGGCCAGCCTGGACCTGGAGGAGCGCCAGGACCAGAAGAAGTTCCTCTACTCCAAAAAGCACAAGCCCGAGCCCACCCGGGTGCGGGTGCGGGACGTGGTCTTCGGGGAGGAGCCCCTCCTCATCGCCGGGCCCTGCTCCATAGAGTCCCAGGAGCAGATGATGGAGACCGCCCGCTTCCTGGCGAGCCGGGGGGTACGGGTCCTGCGGGGCGGGGCCTTCAAGCCCCGCACCAGCCCCTACGGCTTCCAGGGCCTGGGGGTGGAGGGGCTAAGAATCGGCCGCCAGGCGGCGGACGCCTTCGGCCTGGTCTTCGTCACCGAGGTCATGGACACCCGGGACGTGGAGGTGGTGGCCGAGTACGCGGACATCCTCCAGGTGGGGGCCCGGAACATGCAGAACTTCGCCCTTCTCAAGGAGGTGGGCCGGGCCGGCAAGCCCGTCCTCCTCAAGCGGGGGCTTTCCGCCACCGTGGAGGAGTGGTTCTACGCCGCCGAGTACATCCTCACCCAGGGGAACGAGGCGGTGATCCTGGCCGAGCGGGGGATCCGCACCTTTGAGCGCTGGACCCGGAACACCCTGGACCTTTCCGCCGTGGCCCTGGCCAAGCAGGAGACCCACCTCCCGGTGGTGGTGGACGTGACCCACGCGGCCGGGCGCACCGACCTCCTCGTCCCCCTGGCCCGGGCGGCTTTGGCCGCGGGGGCGGACGGGGTGCACGTGGAGGTCCACCCCAACCCCAAGGTGGCCCTCTCCGACAACCAGCAGCAGATGGACTTCGCCCAGTTTGAGGCCTTCTTGCAGGCGGTTTCCCCCTTCCTGAGGCGGTAG
- a CDS encoding Sec-independent protein translocase subunit TatA/TatB, with translation MNLGMPEILVILLIALLLFGPKKLPELGRSLGQSIREFKRGAQEIREELEKAVDVKEEVKPASAKEEPKA, from the coding sequence ATGAACCTCGGGATGCCGGAGATCCTCGTCATCCTCCTGATCGCCCTGCTCCTTTTCGGCCCCAAGAAGCTCCCCGAGCTCGGCCGCTCCCTGGGCCAGAGCATCCGGGAGTTCAAGCGGGGGGCGCAGGAGATCCGGGAGGAGCTGGAAAAGGCCGTGGACGTGAAGGAAGAGGTTAAGCCCGCTTCGGCGAAGGAGGAGCCCAAGGCTTGA
- a CDS encoding LptF/LptG family permease: MKTLDRYLLREVLGYLVSALLAVVLLFLGGAVYEVLAPLVAKGAEAWVVLQYLAYRVPEALARGLPVAYLFALLLFLSRLAEDSELKALLALGVSRGRVLLPFLALGGGLALLAFLLGEGWAPESLKRGQDLLRKTVLQKPRALLAPGSSFLDAEGRVVYVGQVGAQGELGEIRLLSPAEVVLAQRGRLEGGVLRVEEGLRITYEGSRPRTVARFQRGEVALSELSYEPWTNPAQGMSLEALRKEIARLRGMGLKASLEATTYYRRFAEPAASLFFALFGVGLAFFLPGSRSLGLVGVGVLTFFYYATWSVGRVLGEQGVVPPALAAWGPNLLYGGLGLFLFLWRRR, from the coding sequence GTGAAGACCCTGGACCGGTACCTGCTGAGGGAGGTTCTGGGCTACCTGGTCTCGGCCCTTTTGGCGGTGGTCCTCCTCTTCCTGGGCGGGGCGGTCTACGAGGTCCTGGCCCCTTTGGTGGCCAAGGGGGCGGAGGCCTGGGTGGTCCTGCAGTACCTGGCCTACCGGGTGCCGGAGGCCCTGGCGCGGGGGCTGCCCGTGGCCTACCTCTTCGCCCTCCTCCTCTTCCTATCCCGCCTGGCCGAGGACTCGGAGCTCAAGGCCCTTTTGGCCCTGGGGGTGTCCCGGGGGCGGGTCCTCCTCCCCTTCCTGGCCCTGGGGGGAGGGCTGGCCCTGTTGGCCTTCCTCCTGGGGGAGGGCTGGGCCCCGGAAAGCCTCAAGCGGGGGCAGGACCTCCTGCGCAAGACCGTCCTCCAGAAGCCCCGGGCCCTCCTGGCCCCGGGCTCGAGCTTCCTGGACGCGGAGGGCCGGGTGGTCTACGTGGGCCAGGTGGGGGCCCAGGGGGAGCTGGGGGAGATCCGGCTCCTCTCCCCGGCCGAGGTGGTCCTGGCCCAGAGGGGGAGGCTCGAGGGCGGCGTCCTCCGGGTGGAGGAGGGCCTCCGGATCACCTACGAGGGGAGCCGGCCCCGCACCGTGGCCCGGTTCCAGAGGGGGGAGGTGGCCTTGAGCGAGCTCTCCTACGAGCCCTGGACCAACCCCGCCCAGGGGATGAGCCTGGAGGCCCTCCGGAAGGAGATCGCCCGCCTGCGGGGGATGGGCCTCAAGGCGAGCCTCGAGGCCACCACCTACTACCGCCGCTTCGCCGAGCCCGCCGCCAGCCTCTTTTTCGCCCTCTTCGGGGTGGGGCTGGCCTTCTTCCTCCCCGGGAGCCGGAGCCTGGGGCTGGTGGGGGTGGGGGTGCTCACCTTCTTCTACTACGCCACCTGGAGCGTGGGCCGGGTCCTGGGGGAGCAGGGGGTGGTGCCCCCGGCCCTGGCCGCCTGGGGGCCCAACCTCCTCTACGGGGGGCTGGGGCTTTTCCTCTTCCTCTGGAGGCGGCGGTGA
- a CDS encoding SDR family NAD(P)-dependent oxidoreductase, whose protein sequence is MLQGKAFLITGAGGALSRALIPAFHRAGARLFLSDPRPERMAERAEAVGAKTFVADLTRLEEAEALARFVEKEAPLYGVVHTVGGFAAGRFLDSDPGLYDWMLDLNLRTTFNLLKAVLPYMAERKEGFFAAFAAGPAWTGAGPGRALYTAAKTALASLLRSLQGEVEGVRFLVVYPMGTLDTEANRQAMPQADFARWVAPELVAEMVVEAAKAKGGRLLELPIYPPL, encoded by the coding sequence ATGCTCCAGGGCAAGGCTTTTCTCATCACCGGGGCGGGCGGGGCCCTAAGCCGGGCCCTCATCCCCGCCTTCCACCGGGCCGGAGCGCGGCTTTTCCTCTCGGACCCAAGGCCCGAGCGCATGGCGGAAAGGGCGGAGGCCGTGGGGGCCAAGACCTTTGTGGCCGACCTCACGCGGCTGGAGGAGGCGGAGGCCCTGGCCCGATTCGTGGAGAAGGAAGCCCCCCTTTACGGGGTGGTCCACACCGTGGGCGGCTTCGCCGCCGGGCGGTTTTTGGACTCCGACCCGGGGCTTTACGACTGGATGCTGGACCTGAACCTCCGCACCACCTTCAACCTCCTAAAGGCCGTCCTGCCCTACATGGCGGAGCGCAAAGAGGGCTTCTTCGCCGCCTTCGCCGCCGGGCCCGCCTGGACGGGGGCGGGCCCGGGAAGGGCCCTCTACACCGCGGCCAAGACCGCCCTGGCGAGCCTCCTAAGGTCCTTGCAGGGGGAGGTGGAGGGGGTGCGCTTCCTGGTGGTATACCCCATGGGCACCCTGGACACCGAGGCCAACCGCCAGGCCATGCCCCAGGCGGACTTCGCCCGCTGGGTCGCCCCTGAGCTTGTGGCGGAGATGGTGGTGGAGGCGGCGAAAGCTAAGGGCGGGAGGCTTCTGGAGCTTCCCATCTACCCGCCCCTCTAG
- a CDS encoding LptF/LptG family permease yields the protein MLGRYVLKEVLWPYAAGVLLFLALLTTDLLTSLSGFLLARGVEPGKVALLVLYRLPWTLNLALPLGLVFAILVGLSRLIRQSELKAAYAGGVPPWSLLRPLVLLGLLVGGVVLLNGGFLRPVALERYDALLARIFYGEGGISGVLRNQVYAPPGLGVYFAEEVRPEGGRTRLYRLRVVRPDGTVYSAEEGVWDEKGWSFSGYQVEKGRPQPFQGTLPFPARFTPKESLGSRDPYDTYALPELQERAKVDPKARFALYRRYSDALGAFLLAWAAAAVGLSLREAPYAFLAIVLLIFGYYVLWTFAAQLARFEAAAWGAFLPNLAYGLLALGLTWRLR from the coding sequence GTGCTCGGCCGCTACGTGCTCAAAGAGGTCCTCTGGCCCTACGCGGCGGGGGTCCTCCTCTTCCTCGCCCTCCTCACCACCGACCTCCTCACCTCCTTGTCCGGCTTCCTCCTGGCCCGGGGGGTGGAGCCGGGGAAGGTGGCCCTTCTAGTCCTCTACCGCCTCCCCTGGACCCTGAACCTGGCCCTGCCCCTGGGCCTGGTCTTCGCCATTTTGGTGGGGCTTTCCCGGCTCATCCGCCAATCCGAGCTGAAGGCGGCCTACGCGGGGGGGGTTCCCCCCTGGAGCCTGCTTCGGCCTTTGGTCCTCCTGGGCCTCCTGGTGGGGGGGGTGGTCCTCCTGAATGGCGGCTTCCTGAGGCCGGTGGCCCTCGAGCGCTACGACGCCCTCCTGGCCCGCATCTTCTACGGGGAGGGGGGGATCTCCGGCGTCCTGCGCAACCAGGTCTACGCCCCCCCGGGCCTAGGGGTCTACTTCGCGGAGGAGGTGCGGCCGGAAGGGGGCAGGACCCGGCTTTACCGCCTACGGGTGGTCCGGCCGGACGGGACGGTCTACAGCGCCGAGGAGGGGGTCTGGGATGAGAAGGGCTGGAGCTTCTCCGGCTACCAGGTGGAAAAGGGGCGGCCCCAGCCCTTCCAGGGGACCCTCCCCTTCCCCGCCCGCTTCACCCCCAAGGAGAGCCTGGGCTCCCGGGACCCCTACGACACCTACGCCCTCCCCGAGCTCCAGGAGAGGGCCAAGGTGGACCCGAAGGCCCGCTTCGCCCTCTACCGCCGCTACTCGGACGCCCTGGGGGCCTTCCTCCTGGCCTGGGCGGCGGCGGCGGTGGGCCTCTCCTTAAGGGAGGCCCCCTACGCCTTCTTGGCCATCGTCCTCCTCATCTTCGGCTACTACGTCCTCTGGACCTTCGCCGCCCAGCTGGCCCGGTTTGAGGCGGCGGCCTGGGGGGCCTTCCTGCCCAACCTGGCCTACGGCCTTCTGGCCCTGGGCCTTACCTGGAGGCTGCGGTGA
- a CDS encoding FAD-binding dehydrogenase: MDADLVVVGGGFAGLVVATEVAQRGKRVLLLEQEPYLGGQAFWSFGGLFLVDSPEQRRLGIRDSLELALQDWMGAAGYDREEDVWGRRFAEAYLEFAAGEKRAWLNALGVRFFPVVGWAERGGGLATGHGNSVPRFHIVLGTGPGLLAPFLRRVEALKEKGALKVLLRHRVEEVLVEGGKAVGVAGVVLEEDPKPQGAPTSRKAVGAFRFRAQAVVLATGGIGANLDLVRRFWPEHMGKPPERLLSGVPDHVDGSGLFLAERAGARLVNLDRMWHYPEGVENHAPIWTHHGIRILPGPSPLWVDATGKRLPAPLFPGFDALETLRYLRSTGFDWSWFILDLATLKKEFALSGSEQNPDLTGKSWLGVVKNRLFGPAAPVRAFLERGKDFLVAQDLSELMRKMEALAPGVLDPVRLEREVKARDRELQNPFAKDGQVLMVHAFRRYVGDRFFRVAKPHPFLSGKGPLVAVRLWTLTRKTLGGIQTDLKGRALTPKGEPLPGLFAVGEAAGFGGGAFHGYKALEGTFLGGCLFSGRQAAKGVLEGLE; this comes from the coding sequence ATGGACGCCGACCTGGTGGTGGTGGGCGGGGGGTTCGCTGGCCTCGTGGTGGCCACCGAGGTGGCCCAAAGGGGCAAGCGGGTTCTCCTCTTGGAGCAGGAGCCTTACCTCGGCGGGCAGGCCTTTTGGTCCTTCGGAGGGCTTTTCTTGGTGGACTCCCCCGAGCAGCGCCGCCTTGGGATCCGGGACTCCTTGGAGCTTGCCCTCCAGGACTGGATGGGCGCGGCGGGCTACGACCGGGAGGAAGACGTGTGGGGAAGGCGCTTCGCCGAGGCCTACCTGGAGTTCGCCGCCGGAGAGAAAAGGGCTTGGCTTAATGCCTTGGGGGTGCGCTTCTTCCCGGTGGTGGGCTGGGCGGAACGGGGAGGGGGCCTGGCCACGGGGCACGGGAACTCCGTCCCCCGCTTCCACATCGTCTTGGGGACGGGGCCTGGGCTTCTTGCGCCCTTCTTGCGAAGGGTGGAGGCCCTAAAGGAAAAGGGGGCCCTCAAGGTCCTCCTCCGCCACCGGGTGGAGGAGGTCCTGGTGGAAGGGGGAAAGGCGGTGGGGGTGGCCGGGGTGGTCCTGGAGGAGGACCCCAAGCCCCAGGGAGCCCCCACGAGCCGCAAGGCGGTGGGGGCCTTTCGCTTCCGGGCCCAGGCGGTGGTCCTGGCCACGGGGGGCATCGGGGCCAACCTGGATCTGGTGCGCCGCTTTTGGCCGGAGCACATGGGGAAGCCCCCAGAGAGGCTCCTTTCCGGGGTCCCCGACCACGTGGACGGGAGCGGCCTTTTCCTGGCGGAGCGGGCGGGGGCCCGCCTGGTGAACCTGGACCGGATGTGGCACTACCCCGAGGGGGTGGAGAACCACGCCCCCATCTGGACCCACCACGGGATCCGCATCCTCCCTGGCCCCTCGCCCCTCTGGGTGGACGCCACGGGAAAGCGCCTCCCCGCCCCCCTCTTCCCCGGTTTTGACGCGCTGGAGACCCTGCGGTACCTGCGGAGCACCGGCTTTGACTGGAGCTGGTTCATTCTGGACCTGGCCACCCTGAAGAAGGAGTTCGCCCTCTCGGGCTCGGAGCAAAACCCAGACCTCACCGGGAAAAGCTGGCTTGGGGTGGTGAAAAACCGCCTCTTCGGCCCCGCAGCCCCCGTCCGGGCCTTTTTGGAGCGGGGAAAGGACTTCCTCGTGGCCCAGGACCTCTCCGAGCTTATGCGCAAGATGGAGGCCCTGGCCCCTGGGGTTTTGGACCCCGTGCGGCTGGAGCGGGAGGTGAAGGCCAGGGACCGGGAGCTGCAAAACCCCTTTGCCAAGGATGGCCAGGTCCTCATGGTCCACGCCTTCCGCCGCTATGTGGGGGACCGGTTTTTCCGCGTGGCCAAGCCCCACCCCTTCCTCTCGGGGAAAGGCCCCTTGGTGGCGGTCAGGCTATGGACCCTCACCCGCAAGACCCTGGGGGGCATCCAAACGGACCTCAAGGGGAGGGCCCTTACCCCCAAGGGCGAGCCTCTACCCGGGCTTTTCGCTGTGGGGGAGGCGGCGGGGTTTGGCGGGGGCGCCTTCCACGGGTACAAGGCCCTCGAGGGCACCTTCCTGGGCGGGTGCCTTTTCAGCGGGCGCCAGGCGGCCAAGGGGGTGCTGGAAGGGCTAGAATAG
- a CDS encoding LPS-assembly protein LptD, with translation MPFPIARVRLWVGLFLFLQTALGATLKVLEADRLELRNEGGEEVYVLVGSPVRMERDGESLEAGRVVFNRTRKRLYLLEGVRYVDKEGREVRAESLTLDLESEDFSALSVEIRSQNLLLTGPLCERVAGAILLEKGYATPCYGCGQSVPDYAFRAEEIVLYPGDRVVARQVTLLVREEPVLTLPVLLLFLSERRPRLEVGQDEGGFYFKSALPYVADFGLGFTLLNYFQGRGYGFGVDHFGVGEAKERYFFLHTPPDTFQYRLEYALKRPELSLSALVERDDTKEKLTAFRAEAALEGDPRLRLGLDLFLDHDPTTPPPRRTQKLELEASSGLKEKEYSLAGSLALGLYAGESNPLNRSARALGPYLWAGRLLLSHTETLALSPWTGASLRGENRFRGFYYTTQNPDGEKERQVDWTTQASFGQALGALRLEAGYTRSVQEGESPFRFDALPTRRTHQLTLGVGLAQPPLGLSVKSGRDLEKGLYLPLEATAQYQDPGGSLVLTHRRGLEGEGPLETKAALSLSPRPFSFRASLRFDHPKARFDPLELALGYALVGGSLNLTHRHGLNGEGPLESRLNLAYREGEGSYTLNLRRAYPQNLTEAQATLGLGPAAYGLGLGLDGQGLRYGLSYREANLLLELSGRKTEKWQDTNLRFSLVRLEPELSLRLSGNLHLPEDPDPSFYLKDLTFSGGLDLLPPPKREEEVGLSLSGSLSYLRRPDGDTLSLKNFGPTLSLLEGETRIYFSYLLSGLRPNLQAKYVLVVDRCCWAARVAYDTEKKAFSLALLYGGQAAGLLLDEAGVHLGGVR, from the coding sequence ATGCCCTTTCCCATCGCCCGCGTGCGCCTTTGGGTGGGGCTTTTCCTCTTCCTCCAGACGGCCCTGGGGGCCACCCTCAAGGTGCTGGAGGCGGACCGGCTCGAGCTCAGGAACGAGGGGGGGGAGGAGGTCTACGTCCTGGTGGGAAGCCCGGTGCGGATGGAGCGGGACGGGGAGTCCCTGGAGGCGGGGCGGGTGGTTTTCAACCGGACCCGGAAGCGGCTTTACCTCCTCGAGGGGGTGCGGTACGTGGACAAGGAGGGGCGGGAGGTGCGGGCGGAAAGCCTCACCCTGGACCTGGAAAGCGAGGACTTCTCCGCCCTGAGCGTGGAGATCCGAAGTCAGAACCTCCTCCTCACCGGCCCCTTGTGCGAGCGGGTGGCGGGGGCGATCCTCCTGGAGAAGGGGTACGCCACCCCCTGCTATGGGTGCGGCCAGAGCGTCCCCGACTACGCCTTCCGGGCTGAGGAGATCGTCCTCTACCCCGGGGACCGGGTGGTGGCCCGCCAAGTTACGTTGCTGGTGCGGGAGGAGCCGGTCCTGACCCTGCCCGTCCTCCTCCTCTTCCTCTCCGAAAGGCGACCCCGCCTCGAGGTGGGCCAGGACGAGGGGGGGTTCTACTTCAAAAGCGCCCTCCCCTACGTGGCGGACTTCGGCCTCGGCTTCACCCTCCTCAACTACTTCCAGGGCCGGGGGTACGGGTTCGGGGTGGACCACTTCGGGGTGGGGGAGGCCAAGGAGCGCTACTTCTTCCTCCACACCCCCCCGGACACCTTCCAGTACCGGCTGGAGTACGCCCTGAAGCGGCCGGAGCTGAGCCTGAGCGCCCTGGTGGAGCGAGACGACACCAAGGAGAAGCTCACCGCCTTTCGGGCCGAGGCCGCCCTCGAGGGCGACCCCCGGCTCCGCCTGGGCCTGGACCTCTTCCTGGACCACGACCCCACCACCCCCCCGCCCAGGAGGACCCAGAAGCTGGAGCTGGAGGCCTCCAGCGGCCTCAAGGAAAAGGAGTACAGCCTGGCGGGGAGCCTCGCCCTGGGGCTGTACGCGGGGGAGTCCAACCCCCTGAACCGGAGCGCCCGGGCCCTGGGGCCCTACCTCTGGGCGGGCCGCCTCCTCCTGTCCCACACCGAGACCCTCGCTCTAAGCCCCTGGACCGGGGCCAGCCTAAGGGGGGAGAACCGCTTCCGGGGCTTCTACTACACCACGCAAAACCCGGACGGGGAAAAGGAGCGCCAGGTGGACTGGACCACCCAGGCGAGCTTCGGGCAGGCCCTGGGGGCCCTGAGGCTGGAGGCGGGGTACACCCGGAGCGTCCAGGAGGGGGAAAGCCCCTTTCGGTTTGACGCCCTGCCCACCCGGAGGACCCACCAGCTCACCCTGGGGGTGGGCCTCGCCCAGCCCCCCCTGGGCCTCTCCGTAAAAAGCGGGCGGGACCTGGAAAAGGGGCTCTACCTCCCCCTGGAGGCCACGGCCCAGTACCAGGACCCGGGGGGAAGCCTCGTTCTAACCCACCGCCGGGGCCTGGAGGGGGAGGGCCCTTTGGAGACCAAGGCGGCCCTTTCCCTCTCCCCCAGGCCCTTCTCCTTTCGGGCGAGCCTGCGCTTTGACCACCCGAAAGCCCGGTTTGACCCCCTGGAGCTGGCCCTGGGCTACGCCCTGGTGGGGGGGAGCCTGAACCTGACCCACCGCCACGGCCTGAACGGGGAGGGCCCCCTGGAGAGCCGCCTGAACCTGGCCTACCGGGAGGGGGAGGGGTCCTACACCCTCAACCTGCGCCGGGCCTATCCGCAAAACCTCACCGAAGCCCAGGCCACCCTAGGCCTGGGCCCCGCCGCCTACGGCCTCGGCCTGGGGCTGGACGGCCAGGGGCTCCGCTACGGCCTCTCCTACCGGGAGGCGAACCTCCTTTTGGAGCTAAGCGGCCGGAAGACGGAAAAGTGGCAAGACACCAACCTCCGCTTCAGCCTGGTCCGCCTCGAGCCCGAGCTCAGCCTGAGGCTCTCCGGGAACCTCCACCTGCCGGAGGACCCCGACCCCAGCTTCTACCTCAAGGACCTCACCTTCTCCGGGGGGCTGGACCTCCTCCCCCCACCCAAGCGGGAGGAAGAGGTGGGGCTTTCCCTCTCGGGAAGCCTCTCCTACCTGCGCCGCCCGGACGGAGACACCTTGAGCCTGAAGAACTTCGGCCCCACCCTGAGCCTCCTGGAGGGGGAAACCCGGATTTACTTCTCCTACCTCCTCTCGGGCCTGCGGCCCAACCTCCAGGCCAAGTACGTCCTGGTGGTGGACCGGTGCTGCTGGGCGGCGCGCGTGGCCTACGACACGGAAAAGAAGGCCTTCTCCCTGGCCCTCCTCTACGGGGGCCAGGCGGCGGGCCTCCTTTTGGACGAGGCAGGGGTCCATCTGGGAGGTGTGCGGTGA
- a CDS encoding 4Fe-4S dicluster domain-containing protein: MGLLDNLLNAFLKATDPRPRFVAERCLLHKNSVGGCDRCEQACPKRAVRLENWSVEIDEVDCTGCGVCVGVCPGLALEYPLGGVQEALIRGKGQVRCSKAEGTGEEVLCLGRLTPGLLAEAGSRFGKLTLARGECETCRIGGAGIPAHLERMVEEARRYFPVEVEVVQGALPGERVDRRELFRALWGSARRTAAEIVPELPVPLEDEEKPLPAELRLRQAAARRGGHARWPRVEVDQGCTLCPVCTNVCPTGAIRRVREGEEYLLYLEVGRCTGCGACVESCPPQVMRLAETSEVAEVLLYRGQPPWYDL; this comes from the coding sequence ATGGGCCTTCTGGACAACCTCCTGAACGCTTTCTTGAAGGCCACGGACCCCAGGCCCCGCTTTGTGGCCGAGCGCTGCCTCCTCCACAAGAACAGCGTGGGGGGGTGTGACCGGTGCGAGCAGGCCTGCCCCAAGCGGGCGGTCCGCCTGGAGAACTGGTCGGTGGAGATAGACGAGGTGGACTGCACGGGGTGTGGGGTGTGCGTGGGGGTCTGTCCCGGCCTGGCCCTGGAGTACCCCCTGGGGGGGGTGCAGGAGGCCCTGATCCGGGGCAAGGGGCAGGTGCGCTGTTCCAAGGCCGAGGGGACGGGGGAGGAGGTCCTCTGCCTGGGCCGCCTCACCCCGGGGCTTCTGGCCGAGGCGGGGAGCCGCTTCGGAAAGCTCACCCTGGCCCGGGGGGAGTGCGAGACCTGCCGGATCGGGGGGGCGGGGATCCCCGCCCACCTGGAGCGGATGGTGGAGGAGGCCCGGCGCTACTTCCCGGTGGAGGTGGAGGTGGTCCAGGGGGCCCTGCCCGGGGAGCGGGTGGACCGGAGGGAGCTCTTCCGCGCCCTTTGGGGGAGCGCCAGGCGGACCGCCGCCGAGATCGTCCCCGAGCTGCCCGTGCCCCTCGAGGACGAGGAGAAGCCCCTCCCCGCCGAGCTCCGCCTCCGTCAGGCCGCGGCCCGGCGGGGCGGCCATGCCCGCTGGCCCCGGGTAGAGGTGGACCAGGGCTGCACCCTCTGCCCGGTCTGCACCAACGTCTGCCCCACTGGGGCCATCCGCCGGGTGCGGGAGGGGGAGGAGTACCTTTTGTACCTCGAGGTGGGCCGGTGTACCGGGTGCGGGGCCTGCGTGGAGAGCTGCCCGCCCCAGGTGATGCGCCTGGCCGAAACAAGTGAGGTGGCCGAGGTCCTCCTCTACCGGGGCCAGCCCCCCTGGTACGACCTTTGA
- a CDS encoding VanZ family protein: protein MRPLFLLLALGEMGLLFWLSSQPAAGAGLPHPWDKGAHFLAYALLGLLLRLGLGRFGPAFLGAFLYGLLDEWHQSFVPGREAFGLDLVADFLGAYVGARGAGRWEAPEASRP, encoded by the coding sequence GTGCGCCCCCTTTTCCTCCTCTTGGCCCTGGGGGAGATGGGCCTCCTCTTCTGGCTTTCCAGCCAGCCCGCCGCGGGCGCGGGTCTTCCCCACCCCTGGGACAAGGGGGCCCACTTCCTGGCCTACGCCCTTTTGGGCCTCCTTCTCCGCCTGGGGCTTGGCCGCTTCGGACCGGCTTTCCTGGGGGCCTTCCTCTACGGCCTTTTGGACGAGTGGCACCAAAGCTTCGTCCCCGGGCGGGAGGCCTTCGGCCTGGACCTTGTGGCGGACTTCCTCGGGGCCTACGTAGGGGCTAGAGGGGCGGGTAGATGGGAAGCTCCAGAAGCCTCCCGCCCTTAG
- the tatC gene encoding twin-arginine translocase subunit TatC, giving the protein MKEAPLVEHLEELRTRLLWSLLAWAVATGVAWTFRVQLLDWLKRPLDLAAKANGIQVNLIVLDITEPFLVSLKVAAFGGLVLALPFIVYQVWAFIAPGLYEHEKRLAAPFLLGAGLSFGLGALFAYYGFLPFAVPFLLGFLGDVVTPQISIGRYMGQVLMMMSVMGLVFEMPVVSYLLARLGVLTSSFLARNWRLAVVLLLTLAAIITPTVDVVSLSIVTLPLLVLYWISVLVARLAERQRPKEAGA; this is encoded by the coding sequence TTGAAGGAAGCCCCCCTGGTAGAGCACCTGGAGGAGCTGCGCACCCGCCTCCTCTGGTCCCTCCTGGCCTGGGCGGTGGCCACGGGGGTGGCCTGGACCTTCCGGGTCCAGCTTCTGGACTGGCTGAAGCGGCCCTTGGACCTGGCGGCCAAGGCCAACGGCATCCAGGTCAACCTCATCGTCCTGGACATCACCGAGCCCTTCTTGGTCTCCTTGAAGGTGGCGGCCTTCGGGGGGCTGGTCCTGGCCCTGCCCTTCATCGTCTACCAGGTCTGGGCCTTCATCGCCCCCGGGCTTTACGAGCACGAGAAGCGCCTGGCCGCCCCCTTCCTCCTGGGGGCGGGGCTCAGCTTCGGCCTGGGGGCCCTGTTCGCCTACTACGGCTTCCTGCCCTTCGCCGTTCCCTTCCTCCTGGGCTTTCTGGGCGACGTGGTCACCCCCCAGATCTCCATCGGCCGGTACATGGGCCAGGTCCTGATGATGATGAGCGTCATGGGCCTGGTCTTTGAGATGCCGGTGGTGAGCTACCTCCTGGCCCGGCTGGGGGTCCTCACCTCGAGCTTCCTCGCCCGCAACTGGCGCCTGGCCGTGGTCCTCCTCCTCACCCTGGCCGCAATCATCACCCCCACGGTGGACGTGGTCTCCCTCTCCATCGTCACCCTGCCCCTTCTGGTCCTCTACTGGATCTCCGTCTTGGTGGCCCGCCTGGCGGAGCGGCAGCGGCCCAAGGAGGCGGGGGCTTGA
- the mce gene encoding methylmalonyl-CoA epimerase, which yields MRLHHVGIAVEDLEAAKARYLALGFRVVAEGEVAHQGVRVALLEGEGEALLELLAPLGPETPVGRFLAKRGPGLHHLAFATPRIEEDLARLRAEGARLIDEAPRPGFGGHRVAFLHPSFGLGVLWELVEA from the coding sequence ATGCGGCTTCACCACGTGGGCATCGCCGTGGAGGACCTCGAGGCGGCCAAGGCCCGCTACCTGGCCTTGGGCTTCCGGGTGGTGGCGGAAGGGGAGGTGGCCCACCAGGGGGTGCGGGTGGCCCTCCTCGAGGGGGAGGGGGAGGCCCTTTTGGAACTCCTCGCCCCCTTGGGCCCCGAGACCCCCGTGGGGCGGTTTCTGGCCAAGAGGGGCCCTGGGCTTCACCACCTGGCCTTCGCCACGCCCCGGATAGAGGAGGACCTGGCCCGGCTTAGGGCGGAGGGGGCCAGGCTCATCGATGAGGCCCCAAGGCCCGGCTTCGGGGGGCACCGGGTGGCCTTCCTCCACCCCAGCTTCGGCCTTGGGGTGCTGTGGGAGCTGGTGGAGGCGTAG